Proteins co-encoded in one Xiphophorus couchianus chromosome 16, X_couchianus-1.0, whole genome shotgun sequence genomic window:
- the LOC114159529 gene encoding cytochrome P450 2K4-like, giving the protein METLKDFGFFLFSSPTTVLGVGLLFIILYLVTVGSSRETGKEPPGPKPLPLLGNLLQLDLQRPYKTLCELSKKYGSVFTVYFGPKKVVVLAGYRTVREALVSNADEFGEREITPMFADLAKHRGILFSNGETWKEMRRFALSTLKDFGMGKRVAEEKILECGHLIQVFESYKGKPFNTSCPTNNATSNIISSIVFGSRFEYDDPQFRGLISRITENIKIAGSAEIQLYNTFPRLVGWIKSRQVMLKNGETTMRKIKDLTQKLKETLNPQICRGLIDCFLIQKQKDEDSCVKDTQFTEENLLYTVANLFAAGTDTTAATLRWGLLLMAKYPQIQDQVQEELTRVVGSREVHVEDRKHLPYTDAVIHEIQRLCNISPMAVPHKTSRDVTFHGYFIKKGTTVIPLLTSVLYDESEWESPHTFNPSHFLDKEGRFIKRDAFLPFSAGRRVCLGESLARMEIFLFLTSLLQRFRFMPPPGVSEDDLDLTPAVGFTIPPSPHELCAISRQ; this is encoded by the exons ATGGAGACTTTGAAggattttggtttctttcttttctccagtCCTACCACTGTACTTGGAGTAGGTCTCCTTTTCATAATCCTTTATTTGGTGACTGTTGGTTCCTCCAGAGAAACGGGTAAAGAGCCTCCAGGACCAAAGCCTCTGCCTCTGCTTGGCAACCTGCTGCAGCTTGATCTCCAGAGACCCTACAAAACACTGTGTGAG CTTTCCAAGAAATATGGGTCtgtatttacagtttattttggaCCAAAAAAAGTGGTTGTCCTAGCCGGGTACAGGACAGTCAGAGAGGCTCTGGTCAGCAATGCAGACGAGTTTGGAGAAAGAGAAATCACACCTATGTTTGCGGATTTAGCAAAACATCGTG GAATTCTGTTTTCAAATGGAGAAACGTGGAAAGAGATGCGTCGTTTTGCCCTCAGCACCCTGAAAGACTTTGGGATGGGGAAGAGAGTTGCAGAGGAGAAAATCTTGGAGTGTGGACACCTCATTCAAGTGTTTGAGAGTTATAAAG GCAAACCATTTAACACATCCTGTCCAACAAATAATGCAACATCCAACATCATCTCCTCCATTGTGTTTGGAAGCAGATTTGAATACGATGATCCTCAATTCAGAGGCTTGATTAGTCGTATCACTGAGAATATTAAGATAGCTGGCTCGGCAGAAATCCAG CTCTACAATACATTTCCTCggctggttggatggataaaAAGCCGTCAGGTTATGTTAAAAAATGGTGAAACGACGATGAGAAAAATTAAGGATTTAACCCAGAAACTGAAAGAGACACTCAACCCTCAGATATGCAGAGGACTGATCGACTGTTTTCTGATTCAAAAGCAGAAAGATGAG gaTTCTTGTGTCAAAGACACTCAGTTCACTGAGGAGAACCTGTTATATACAGTGGCAAACCTGTTTGCTGCTGGAACCGACACCACAGCGGCAACACTGAGGTGGGGTTTGCTGCTCATGGCAAAGTATCCACAAATTCAGG ACCAGGTTCAGGAGGAGCTGACCAGGGTGGTTGGAAGCCGTGAGGTTCATGTGGAAGACCGTAAACATCTGCCGTACACTGATGCTGTCATCCATGAGATACAGCGGCTCTGTAACATTTCTCCTATGGCTGTCCCACACAAAACCAGTCGAGATGTCACCTTTCATGGATATTTTATCAAAAAG GGAACTACTGTGATTCCCCTCCTTACATCTGTTCTGTATGATGAGAGTGAATGGGAGAGCCCTCACACCTTCAACCCTTCTCATTTCTTGGACAAGGAGGGAAGATTTATCAAGAGAGATGCTTTTCTACCATTTTCTGCAG GTCGCAGGGTGTGTCTTGGTGAGAGTCTGGCAAGGATGGAGATTTTCCTCTTCTTAACCTCTCTCCTTCAACGATTTCGTTTCATGCCTCCGCCTGGAGTTTCTGAAGATGATCTGGATCTGACTCCAGCGGTGGGATTCACCATCCCTCCTTCTCCTCATGAGCTCTGTGCCATCAGTCGGCAGTGA